A region of the Candidatus Rokuibacteriota bacterium genome:
GATCATGGTCTGCTTGACCATGGAGCCCCACAGCGTGTCCTTGTTCTCTCGCTGCAGCGCCTGGATCGCCTCGATGAGCTGGGCGAAGGCCTCGGCCTTCTTCTCCGGCAGCCCGCGCAGGGCCGTGGTCTTCTTGGACTCGCGGATCAGGTCCTCGTAGAAGATGAACTCGTCGCAGTTCCCGACCAGGAGCTCGGACGAGGAGGACTTGACGCCCAGACCGATCACGTAGCGGTCGTTCTCCCGGAGCTTGGAGACGAGCGGGGAGAAGTCGGAGTCGCCCGACACCAGCGCGAAGGTGTCCACGTGTCCCTTCGAGTACGCCAGGTCCAGGGCGTCCACGACCATCCGGATGTCTGCCGAGTTCTTGCCGCTGTAGCGGCTCTGGGGCACGTCGATCAGCTCGATGGCGTGCTCGTGGAAGGGGCGCTTGTACTCGGCGTAGCGGTTCCAGTCCGCGTACGCGCGCTTCACCATGATCTTGCCCTTCTCCACCAGCCGCTCCAGCACGAGCTTGATCTCGAATCCCTTGTACTGGGCCTCCTTCACGCCTCGGACGATGTTCTCGAAATCGATGAACATCGCCAGTTTCCGGTCATCGCTCATCCGTCCCGTCCTTCCCCGAAAAGGTGCTGCGGTGTCGGTGCTCCAGGGGCGCGCCCATGCCCGCCCCCAACACGAGCTTCATTATAATGATCTTTGCCCCGGCGCGGGGCACCGCTCGCATCCCGCGGCGGTGGCCTGTACGATGGCCGAGTCCCCGAAAGGAGCGTGCCGATGAGTGCGGCGGCGGGCAGCGACGGGCGGGAGCGCGCGGGATGGCGGGGCGCGGTGGCGCCGCTCTGGCCGCTCGGGCTGGCGCGGATCCTCTACGGCCTCCTCTGGTGGCAGCAGTCCCGGTGGAAGGTGCCGTCGGACGACTTCGGCAGGAGATCGGGCGGGGGGCTCTGGTACTGGGTGCAGCAGGAGATCCAGTACCCCACCGTGACCGCCTACCGGGACTTCCTCGTCACCGTGATGATCCCGAACTGGACGGTGTTCGGCTGGCTGACGCTCATTACCGAGACGTTCATCGGCGTGACGCTCATTCTCGGCCTGGCCACGCGCCTCGGCGCGCTCGTCGCCCTCGGCATGGCCGCCAACATCACCGTCGGCATCCTCGGCGTGCCTCACGAGTGGGGCTGGACCTACGCCATGCTCATCATGTTGGCGGCGCTGTTCCTCCTGACCGGGGCCGGGCGGAGCCTCGGGGTCGACGCCCTCCTCGCCCCGCGGCTGGAGCGGGCGGCGGCCGGCGGGAACCGGCTCGCCGCGCTCCTGCGGTGGCTCGTCTGACGCCGTCGCAGGTCACCGTCGTGATCCCGGCCCTCGACGAGGCCGCGGTGATCGGCGAGCTGGTGCGCCGCGTGCCCCCGGAGGCCGCCTCCGAGATCATCGTGGTGGACAATGGCTCCCGCGACGGCACCGGGACGGTGGCCGCCCGCGCGGGCGCGCGGGTGGTGGTGGAGCTGCGCCATGGCTACGGCGCCGCTTGCTGGGCCGGCATCGGCGCGCTCGGGCCTGGCACGGAGGTGGTGGCCTTCCTCGACGGAGATGGCAGCCAGCGCCCCGAGGAGTTGCCGGCGGTCCTCGCGCCGCTTGCCCGGGGCGAGGCAGACCTCGTCCTGGGCGCGCGCCGGCTCTCCGGCGGGCACCCGCGGCATGCCTCCCTGGGCACGCGCCTCGTGGCACGCTACATCGCCTGGAAGTTCGGCGTGCGCGTCACCGATCTCGGGCCGTTGCGCGCGATCCGAGCGGATCTGCTCCGCCGCCTGGGGATGCGGGACCGGGCCTTCGGCTGGCCGGTGGAGATGGTCGTGAAGGCCGCCGCCCTCGGCGGGCGGATCGTGGAGGTGCCGGTGTCACATGCCCCCCGGCTGGCGGGGCGCTCGAAGGTGTCGGGGACGCTCGTCGGCAGCGTGCGCGCTGGCTACGGCTT
Encoded here:
- a CDS encoding NYN domain-containing protein; protein product: MSDDRKLAMFIDFENIVRGVKEAQYKGFEIKLVLERLVEKGKIMVKRAYADWNRYAEYKRPFHEHAIELIDVPQSRYSGKNSADIRMVVDALDLAYSKGHVDTFALVSGDSDFSPLVSKLRENDRYVIGLGVKSSSSELLVGNCDEFIFYEDLIRESKKTTALRGLPEKKAEAFAQLIEAIQALQRENKDTLWGSMVKQTMIRKNPAFNESYYGYSTFSKLREEAAKQRIVTLEKDVRSGTYIITSLEEGRAA
- a CDS encoding DoxX family membrane protein, with the protein product MSAAAGSDGRERAGWRGAVAPLWPLGLARILYGLLWWQQSRWKVPSDDFGRRSGGGLWYWVQQEIQYPTVTAYRDFLVTVMIPNWTVFGWLTLITETFIGVTLILGLATRLGALVALGMAANITVGILGVPHEWGWTYAMLIMLAALFLLTGAGRSLGVDALLAPRLERAAAGGNRLAALLRWLV
- a CDS encoding glycosyltransferase family 2 protein produces the protein MTPSQVTVVIPALDEAAVIGELVRRVPPEAASEIIVVDNGSRDGTGTVAARAGARVVVELRHGYGAACWAGIGALGPGTEVVAFLDGDGSQRPEELPAVLAPLARGEADLVLGARRLSGGHPRHASLGTRLVARYIAWKFGVRVTDLGPLRAIRADLLRRLGMRDRAFGWPVEMVVKAAALGGRIVEVPVSHAPRLAGRSKVSGTLVGSVRAGYGFIRAALRAAADVRP